aattgatgcttttgaactgtggtgttggagaagactcttgtgagtcccttggactgcaaggagatccaaccagtccattctgaaggagatcagccctgggatttctttggaaggaatgatgtaaagctgaaactccagtactttggccacctcatgcgaagagttgactcattggaaaagactctgatgctgggagggattgggggcaggaggagaaggggacgacagaggatgagatggctggatggcatcactgactcgatggatgtgagtctcagtgaactctaggagttggtgatggacagggagacctggtgtgctgcgtttcatggggtcgcaaagagtcggacacgactgagcgactgatctgatctgatttttaaaaaagttaaagacctgaataaatggagagatttTATCTATGTTCATTGATTAGAAGATGTCAATGCTCTCCCAATTTGATCTATAAACTCAATATTATCCCAATCAAAATCCTGGCAGGACATGTGTGGGATATCAAGCAAGTGAATTCTAAAATTTACAAAGAAGTAGGAGAACTAGCAAAGTGTCTCAAAAacactttcaggaaaaaaaaagttggacaaCTTACATTACCAAAACTAGCCGTTAAGCAACAGTAATtgagacagtgtggtattggctaAGGGACAGATGCCtaaattaatggaacagaatcaaaAGTCAGAAACAGGCCCACACACATACGGTCATCTTATTTTCACCCAAAGTGGAGAGAGGTCAGCCTTTTCCAGAAATGGTACAAGAACTGCTGGAAATCTACCTACAAATAACTGGACCTCCACTCCAGATACTGAGAGCAGCTCAAAATACGTTATGAACCTAAATGCAAAGCCAGAAActaaaactttcagaagaaaacacaggagaaaaatacTTATGAAGCTGAGTTATGAAGAGAGTTCTAACATAGTAAGAAACGAGATCTACAAAAGAAAAACCTGGTAAAATTTAAGCTTCTGGTCTTCAAAAAACAGTATGTGAAATACACATACCTGAAAATGCAAAACAACAACAGAGGCTTTAAAAAAGTTTGGCTGTTTCTTTTGAAGTTAAATATATGCCCTCTCCCCAATTCCTAACATttatcctagagaaatgaaaacttacattccAATAATaatcacaaatgtagaaaattctAAGAACGTATTAAaagttcccagaaaaaaaaaagataaaaatgattcaTCTCTTGAAAAGCAGAACAAATTCATGCCATATAATACCCTTTAACAAATTATCTTTCCCAGTGCCCAAGCCTAAATCAAGCTGCTATTAAAAATATCACTAGTAATGATGTTACTGAGTACCTTctatcaggcactgtgctaagggcTTTATATGGGTTACTGCATTTACTCTTCAAACTctccataacataaaatttgctttctctttcccttatTTCTTATAGTTAATTAAATACTCTTTTAAGCTTGAAGAGATTCAAAATGCCCCAACTTGAATGTAAAGTAGTCATGTAAAGTAGCTGGAAGCTGTTCCTAGatctgagtgagtgaaagtcgcttaggcatgtctgactatttgcgactccatggaccgtccatcgaattctccaggccagaatactggagtgggtagcctttcccttctccaggggatcttcccaacccagggatagagggGAACTGCCAAAAGCTCTAAGCAGcagaaagatataaaagaaaatgcaaaaaactTTGAAATGATCAGATTTCTACCTGGAGTCTCTACAACATGAACAGTGGCCTCATTGTTCCCATTCACGGAGTATGTGAAGTAGAACCAGCAGTCGTCAACGTCCTTCTCCTTACAGTGGGACAAGGGATCCACCTGGCCTGGCTGGGGCAATTTGTCCCGATTTTCAACCTTGGTAATGTTGAAATGTGAACATTCCTGAGCACATgtgtctttcttctctcctttattgaaGGCTCGGCACTGAACACATTCtctgttaaaatgcaaatgattatatttattatttataataatatttgctTAAAGATTATTTTCTGTGCTAGACTCAAAATTTGACCAAATTAGGCCAAGAGAGATGAAAGAagatatgaataaatgaaaaaacatatGACATTTCTTGGTGGGAAAACTAAACATAAAGACGCTAGCTTCCTAAGTGAAATTACAGATTTATTACAGCCCAAACTAAAATCCTCCAAAAGAAATAACAGTAGTAAGCTAAAACTAGCCCTATCAGATATGAAATATACAATATAAAGCCAAAATAACTTTTGAAATGTATTGCTGGTATTATGGTTCTTTCTGCAAGGGACAAAACCTTCCATTTTATTTAGTCAAAAggcagtaaataaattaattagcaATTGGTAATACTAATTTAACAAAGGTTACCACATGGATTCAATTAAATACAAAATTCAGGTTGAAATAATGGTACCACCACCCTCATAGGATACAATTCACTATCATGTGCAAACACTAGCGATTGAgaatttttagatttaaaaagtgGGCTTCAATGTGACAGATACTTTATTTACAGCGTGGCCTAGTATTAGCACTGTTCTATGGACCGTGTGTTCATACACAGGCGAACAGTGAGCAATCACCTATTTCAAGCAACTGAGAAATACTTACTTATGCTCAGCACAGACTCCAAGGCAGGTCTGACACATCTCACAGGTTGGCCCTTGGAACTTGGGGTCTGTACACTTACAGGCACCACACTCGCAGACGCCGCGGCCATTGCAGATCTGTCCATTCACGGCCATGCAGGAAGTGGTATCCAGAGAACAGTCACAGGCGCTGCCGGTGTAGTTAGGGTTGCACTCACACACTCGACACTTGCAAACACCATTTCCTGCaattaaaaatctcatttctcaCAACAGTGGTAACAATATAATCacaacactgaaaaatgaaaacaagcaagAATATGTAAGAAAGTATCCACAGGAGGGAGTGGCCCTCAATGGTGCCCCTTTTCTATTTATTCACTAAGCAAACGTGCAACATGTTTCATTATATTAGACAGGACCACATTTTATAACCACTTTCAGACCCATTCTCACCTCCACATATTAAGCCATTGGATCTATCACAGTTGAAATTATCACACTCGCAGAATTTGCCAGAATAAATTTCATTTGTATTGTCCCTCTTCCTACACACACACTGTCCACAGACACACTCTCCATTGTTGCTACAGATTTCTGAACTGTTTTCTTTCCTGCAGTAGGCATCCATGTCTTCGCTGTTCACCTCATCTGTGCTACATTCACAGTGTCTCCCGACACGTCCCTCGTTGCACCTGAACAAAGAATCCAAAATTTCAGTCACACAAAAAGAATTGAAAGTAACAAGTggtgagaaagagaggaaataaaactataaacattATCTTCAGACTGCAATTATATAATATGTGTCACAGAagtgtacatatgtacatgtgtacacacacacacacagccattcaAGTCCACACGGAGTCTACACAGGGGCCTAGGAACAAATTCCTCTTTAGGAAAGTAACCATTCtgatcaaaatgaaaatacaatctaGCAATGAACAGGTAAACACAACATTTGGAAACAAAggataaacttatttttaaagagtgTGGTATGTTTCCAAAGgatatgctgtatattacatttaCTATTATTTGCCCAATTTTTATACTAAATGTTTATACCCAATTTTTAtactaaaaagtataaaaacacacaactgaacgactgaactgataaaaacACAGCCCAAAAAGTACATGGAAGTTGAAAACCATACtaaaagtatcatttaaaaatgtaactaccataatgtttaaaaataaatttaaggattCAGACTTTTCAGACACTTTTTATAGTGCTTATACACACTGGTATAATACAGTATCTGGTAAATACACAAAAAGAAGGCAAAACATTTTCAAGATCTTTCAGataatattttactaaaaatgtaTCTATACAACTCAGGATAtgacatggaaaataaaaaatgtaacattttgtTGTTTAGAATAGAAAGCTAGTAAATGAtggcaaaatagtcattaattTTCCTCATGATTAAAAACCCTTCAAAGCCTAGTCATTTGGGAGCTGACAGTTGAATCAAAATAGTCTTCTCTCCTGTTCtaaaaaaataggagaaagatGAAATAGGAAGATTTATTtatagtataaaaattaaaactaatttgaCTTAAGTTCTGTTAGTAGTAGATTCTATGTTCTAAAAATAGTGCTTtcttaattttacaaatatatgaattaaaattattCCAACAATGCAGAAGTACATGTAATAACAAGTGAACATCCTTTATTAATTCCTAATTCCAGTTCCCATATAAAATCACTATTATTTTCTATAAGCTTACTGAGCTCTACAGAGTTCAGATTGCTATCATGAGAGAAAAACCCAAATGCTACcataaacatttgttaagtaACATCTTAGATGGCtacaaaagcttttattttagaataaaaagtaGTCTGCCTAAAGgaaaaaaggcagagaagagcTTTCTataaagcacacacacaagaccAACAAATTGATCTTGTGGTGAGCAACAGTAGTTGGCAGAGTAATTCATCTGCTCCCACAGAGATTCCAGGAAGCTCAGACGGCCTCCGGATGTCCCAGCTGCCATGCCCCGAGACCGTGCGCGCCCCCGCTCACCTGCAGGCCCCACACTCGAAGGTCCCGTTGCCGTCGTGGCACTTGGGGCTTCCTGGGATGCCTTCACCCTGGCACTCACATTCACAGATGAACTGAAGGATAATCTCCACTTCCTCAGTGAAGCCCAGAGGCTTAATTTTAATGGTTTCAGAGTTCTTATTTGGACATTTATTTGCAGTTATGCTAATTTCAAACTGAAccttaaaaggaaaacaagaagatAAGTTAAAAACTAAGCAATTTAAATCTactaaaaatttttcaaaaagctaCTCAAGTTATATTTAACTGTTTCTCAAATTATAAGCTAAATTGCTTATAAACAAGTaagctttttcttttacttcagaAAAATGTTCATGAAACATACCTCATCCCCAATGGAAATATTAGagcattttctcccattttccccTGTTCCATTCACCCCATTCTTGCAGTAAGACTTGTAATTTATTGTTACTCCTTCCGGCAATttgctgttttccaaaatgacttCTGAAGAAAGGGACTAAAAGAAAGACTAATAAgaggaaaggcaaacaaatgaTACTATAAAACAAGTTGAATTCATAAATCCAGTGGATAAAATGAGCTGTTAAAACAGTATTATTTAAATACTGCAAGCCTAATCTTGAGTGACTAGAAAACACAAAACCCAGAGAAATGGGCTCAAATAAATAACCAATTATTCAAAATAATGTACACAACTGAAAAGAGTatttagttaaaattttaatgatgACACAGCACAGAGGCCTAATATTAATTATGAAGAGTTCTAAGAACAAAGAATACTTTCTTTCCCCACTGGCAACACACTCTCCTCTGCCCTGCCACTTGTAGCTCActagcgttagtcgctcagtcatgtctctttgtagccccatggtctatagcccacaaggctcctctgtccatagatttctccaggcaagaatactagagtgggttgccattcccttctctaggggatctttccaactcagggatcaaacttgggtcttctgcactgcaggcggattctttaccgtctgagccatcagggaagcctcagctCACGAAGGACAGAGGTAAATAACCTACTACATAGGCTGGAAATAAATCTGCTTAGGGGCCATTGCaggcctgcccccactccctcaaagaaagaaaacccagagTGGGAGGATTCAAGCCAGTGCTTTTGTAGAACAGCAGAGGGCGCAGGACAAATGGAGAAGGCTGCAGCGGAGAGCTCAGTCCTGGTCACACCActcgctttaacctctgagccaccagggaagcccaacagatgGAGTTAGGAAAGCATTAAGATATGCTGTAAAGACAGAACGACTATGGGGGTGACAGGGAAAAACCAGAATCTAGAAAGTCTGTAAAAATCTGAGTAGGGTCTTTCCAAAACATTTTGTAACCCCCTGGcatgaagtagaaaataaaattcaacttgTCGAAGGGCTGGAGCTGGTGTATGCAGCACAGGATGGTTACAGTTGTATTACAAAGGCCTCTGATGACTTACAACAGTTACTGACCAAGGCTTAATGAGTATCCCTAAAGTACTCGGAACTAAACTCGAGATGAACaattcctcttttaatttcaacTTCCTTCCACATGGGGTAAAAATCTTATAAATCTTACTTTAATAAGTCATGTatgcattcatatatattttatagtacaTGCACATATGACTGTGTGTGTACCACTTGAGAACAGAGAACTATGTACCCTGAAAATATGGCAagagaagaattagaaaaaaataaaaggcttttcTGGCACAATTCATCAAAATCAAtgaatctataaaatgaagggaaGTACAGAAGACTGAGGTAATCCTATAAATCTAAATGAAAGTTGTTTCATACTTGTTTTCCAAAAAGGAGACTTATTACTTAATGACATTCAAACAGAATTTAGAAATCCAGCCCCCGCCATGCCTTTTATTTTGCCTTGCAAACACATTTTTGTAAGAAAATGAGTTTTTCCTCCACATACAGAATTTTACATACAAGTTTTACATTGTCTTGTGGGGCCTGCTAAATTGTGTATGAAAGgagttttactatttttaagCAAAGTATTCTCAACAGGGTACTGCCCAAAACAGATCTTACTTAGAATGCACTCACATTGTACGCATCGATGAtcaactgaatcacattgctggAATTTGCAGATAATGTTCCTACcgctgacttagggatcaaattTTTCAGTTCCTgcaattaaaagataaaacctATAAAATCTGACTAATTAGCAtctactgagtgcctactatttatttttaaaaaccatttctaGATATATATCCTAAGTAAGGAGTCAGACCTAAAAACTAGTTTTGCAATGTAATTAAAATACCACATTTGTAAAATCTAGCCTATCTGATGACATTTTCCCACATTTCAATTCAGacatatcattttgcctttgatGACTAAACAATAAGGATCTAGAAATGTGTTCCTATTTTGATCTCACAAGTATATATTTACCTTGTAAACAGGCTGAAATTCTTCAGTAACTGCAAAAATCGTCTGAATGTTATTTTCGCTTAGTTTCTGGACAAGGTGAGCAATAGAAGGATAATCCTAAGAAATTAAGTAATAAAATTTAGTATGTAATTATATCCAATATACTCTAGTTTTTCAAAACTTTCTGAAAATAATGATTTGCAGATATATCTGGATTACTTACACAAGACTGCCTGAAACAACACAAATTATTGCTGAACTAGGTGCTGTCTAGTGGGTTTCTGAACCTTTTTTATCTTTAGTGTGcataaaaatttcaataaaaaagatttttaaaagattatctaTGTATATTAAATGTCAGAACAATGAAATTGAAGAATTGCCATAATTAAAGGTTATATTATCACTAAGAAAAAGACCAAGATTCAGCAAGATTTAGGTTTCTTCCAGACCTTGAATAAACTGCCCATGTTTATTTTCAGTAGAGGCAGGATGCCTACTTTCTTAAATCATATATAAATAAGACAAGGAGTGTAAGACTATACAAATGATTTGTTTAGACATAGTATCAAACTTGGTACTCCTTGATGGACCGAGTGAGAGGAGACAGAGCTTTGGGCTGGGGTGCAGGGCCAGGAGTCAGCAGCTCCCTTCACCACCAGGCCTTCAGCTACGCAGAAGCAGGCACAAAGCCACAGCATCAGAACAGCAACAAAGCTTTCCTGCACATTAGGTCAGGGCCCAACTTACCAAAATAACAAAACCCCAATCCTGAAAAACCCACAAGCCCATTACCCATAATACTCTAAAAACCCAAATCCACTGAATATGTAAGGCGCTAAGCACTTACGTAATAATGGCTCATTGTGTACACATCATTTTCCAGGTGACACTGTCCATCATTCGGTAAAACGATGCCACCAAGTTTCCCATCTCCAGCGAAGTGAAACCCAGCATCCGTGGAAAACACCAGCAGCCGTGTCACATTCCTCCAACCAATCAGGGACTTGAAAAGAAAaggatttcagttttaaaataccaCCTACAGAAATTCAGCAAAGATTAAATCTTTTAATCTTTATACAGGCTACCACTATACTTTCAACTtaattctgtattttctcttttcacaatGCTAATAACATCCTCGCTGATAAAGGCACTGAGCCCGCTAAATAAAACGCCCCTGCCTCACTGTAACACTTCACCTTGCCTAGCTGtctgtctcagctttttaaaaactacctTTTAAAGTCAATGTCCTTATCCCCACTAAAAGGTAGCTATACTCCACACAGGGCAGGGACCACATCTGGTTTTGTGCATCATCTTATCTCTACTAGGtgcttaatgaataaatgaaaacgtCTCAGCCCACACCCAACTTTATCTAAACACTGTTATCTCCCCTTCCCATCCATACCTACTCCACCTTCTGGAGCACATACTCCCTTTATCAGCCACCATATTAAAAAAGCCTCCCCTTTTTAATTCtaataaaaagcattttcttcAGAGTTGATCCTGCTTAATTCCACCCCTTTTAATCCATCAGtactgtttgttcatttattttattctccacCTTATTCAGCAAAAAATTTAAAGTGGTGGTAAAATCCTGTTGAATGGTAATTTTACAATCATCTGTCTTTATTTACTCCATACATCTGTATATATCTTCCTAAGACTATAAAATCCTTGAAGGCAAGAATTAAGTTTATTCATGCTGGCAGACCAACTGGAATATGTCTCTTCTGCATTTAGAGAAGTAAGTGGAACAGTTACTCTCAGTCAGCACAGGGAGCAGAGAGCAGCGGCCAGGATACCATGGCCTGTTTTAATCTCAAGGCTGAGGTTCAGGCAGAGACAGCGCAAAGAATGCTTTCTCCATATGAGCTTCTAGCGGGATCACAAATGAATGGCTGGAGAGGAAACAGGCATCAAGCTAAGCACTGCCTGGAAAACTACTCTTCCCCTTTAAAAGTGGAGACTATCCTTAAACTGCATCTACCCTGATGAAAAGTCAAGACTGACTATAATACAGTTGTTAACTGTTTGTTGGCTACTTGCACTATCTATGGATTACCGTATTTAAACTTCCTAAGGTGTACCTGTTATTATCTCTTAAGGAGAAGGAAACTGCCTAGTGGATGAGCAGTGATGGGAACATTTGAAGCTTTGTCCTAATAGTCTAAAGACTGTTATCTCAAGCACTGTATTATATCATCATCTTGGGTATCAAATAGCATACTAAAACCTGGTTGAAAAGTAACCATTAAGAAGCATCCGGAAGAGAAAGGTGTTTTAGGGAACAGGGGTACTGTAAGGAAAAAGGGGGGGGAATGAGACAGATAAAACTTCATCTAGCTCACAGTGTTTTCTACTTCTGTCCTCAGCTACATCATTAAAAGGTCACCTAAAATTTTGGGTTGGTAAATGAGTCAAAAATTCTAAGCACCAGTCCAATGGAGGATCAGCTTACTGTCGTTGAAAATCTTCTAATTAAAATTGCAAACATTATATGACTTCTCAGAATATATACAGCTTTCACACTAGGacttaaaactttctttttaaattactaagACATGGGGAAGATGCCTCTCAAAGATAAGCAGAAGAAAACTAACCAAAGGAAAATGGTGCCTGACACACAATCTATTTGAGCACTTTTAATGTTCCTGGTGACGTCTCAGATAACCCTAATACCATCTCAGTCACAAAGCTGAAAGCCAGGGTACCCTGAGCCTCCTTAAAAAACCCAGGACACCAGCTAAAGCTACGCTGCCCCACTGTTTCAAATGGTGAGCATTTTGGCTTTTAAAACCCAGATTaactatgcttttttttaaaccacttgcAGTTGGGAGGGAATTTAAGGGATTAATCAGTATAGTATAGAAATTAAGGTAATATTTTCTGACAGAAAAATCACACTTAAATTCCACACAAATAATATCCCCTGTAGAGAAAGAATGCACTCACTCCACAAACTGCGACTTGCATGATTGCATCAAAGCCACCTTCTGGTGAATCCAAATTTCCAGATATGCGCTGCTTACCAACAAGTTCATTAAATACTTCCCCTTTATCAGTAAGGCTGAGCACATTTTTGTAGCTAAATGGGCTCGTGCAGTTCTGTTCATTTGTGCAAGGGTTCCTGAGTTTAGCTGGTGTTGTGCTAATGTAAGGCATCACAGTTTTCTCCACGAAAGAACCAAACCCTGTGGAGGAAAACGCACATGCAGTGAGGATGGAGGGTGGATGGttaaactgcattaaaaaaatcaactctAAGTAATCAACATGTTTATAAgatcaacaaatgaatgagtaaacTCCTGTAACAACAAACATGCAGTTTATTCTCTATGTGGTGTAATGTGTGTCAAATAACATGGCAGCCAGTAagaagggctcccctggtggctcagatggtaaagaatctgcctgcaatccatgagatccaggttccatccttgggtcgggaagatcgcctggagaagggaatggaaactcattccaatattcttgcctgggaaattccatgacagaagaacctggcgggctacagtccagagtcacagagagtcagacacgactgactctttctttcttttttatagtgaGAGAGGAACAAGGAGGCAGAAAAATCATTAGCCATGTGACAGGAGTATCAGTCCTCTCAGAAAGAAAAAGCTAAAACCTAGCCTCCTAATCTCACATTTATGTAGTGAAGGATAAAACTGCTAagatttacaaaaatgaaaattattttctcaaaattccTACCAATTCGGAAGTCTGAAGTGATCCTCCTCATTTCATTCATCAAATCTGTTCCCAGACTTTTCACATTCTCCAAGTCGTCTTTCATGGAATAGGAGAGGTCCATGAGGTAGTAGAGATCAATGGGATAGTCTTCAGCCCGCTTGAATTTTAGTGTGAATGTCTGTGGCTCCCCTAATTAATCAGAGATTAGAAAACTAGCTTGCCAGCAATcaaaagcaaatggaaaagcCAAGTAAATCAGATTGATAAGGTCAACACTATAGAGTAAACCATATTATTCACGTAGTTTTTACAAAAACCAGGGCATTCCATAGGGAATTCAATCAATTGCTGTGTAC
The Bos indicus x Bos taurus breed Angus x Brahman F1 hybrid chromosome 13, Bos_hybrid_MaternalHap_v2.0, whole genome shotgun sequence genome window above contains:
- the ITGB1 gene encoding integrin beta-1 isoform X1, whose translation is MNLQLIFWIGLISSVCCVFGQADENRCLKANAKSCGECIQAGPNCGWCTNSTFLQEGMPTSARCDDLEALKKKGCHPNDIENPRGSKDIKKNKNVTNRSKGTAEKLQPEDITQIQPQQLVLQLRSGEPQTFTLKFKRAEDYPIDLYYLMDLSYSMKDDLENVKSLGTDLMNEMRRITSDFRIGFGSFVEKTVMPYISTTPAKLRNPCTNEQNCTSPFSYKNVLSLTDKGEVFNELVGKQRISGNLDSPEGGFDAIMQVAVCGSLIGWRNVTRLLVFSTDAGFHFAGDGKLGGIVLPNDGQCHLENDVYTMSHYYDYPSIAHLVQKLSENNIQTIFAVTEEFQPVYKELKNLIPKSAVGTLSANSSNVIQLIIDAYNSLSSEVILENSKLPEGVTINYKSYCKNGVNGTGENGRKCSNISIGDEVQFEISITANKCPNKNSETIKIKPLGFTEEVEIILQFICECECQGEGIPGSPKCHDGNGTFECGACRCNEGRVGRHCECSTDEVNSEDMDAYCRKENSSEICSNNGECVCGQCVCRKRDNTNEIYSGKFCECDNFNCDRSNGLICGGNGVCKCRVCECNPNYTGSACDCSLDTTSCMAVNGQICNGRGVCECGACKCTDPKFQGPTCEMCQTCLGVCAEHKECVQCRAFNKGEKKDTCAQECSHFNITKVENRDKLPQPGQVDPLSHCKEKDVDDCWFYFTYSVNGNNEATVHVVETPECPTGPDIIPIVAGVVAGIVLIGLALLLIWKLLMIIHDRREFAKFEKEKMNAKWDTQENPIYKSPINNFKNPNYGRKAGL
- the ITGB1 gene encoding integrin beta-1 isoform X2 encodes the protein MNLQLIFWIGLISSVCCVFGQADENRCLKANAKSCGECIQAGPNCGWCTNSTFLQEGMPTSARCDDLEALKKKGCHPNDIENPRGSKDIKKNKNVTNRSKGTAEKLQPEDITQIQPQQLVLQLRSGEPQTFTLKFKRAEDYPIDLYYLMDLSYSMKDDLENVKSLGTDLMNEMRRITSDFRIGFGSFVEKTVMPYISTTPAKLRNPCTNEQNCTSPFSYKNVLSLTDKGEVFNELVGKQRISGNLDSPEGGFDAIMQVAVCGSLIGWRNVTRLLVFSTDAGFHFAGDGKLGGIVLPNDGQCHLENDVYTMSHYYDYPSIAHLVQKLSENNIQTIFAVTEEFQPVYKELKNLIPKSAVGTLSANSSNVIQLIIDAYNSLSSEVILENSKLPEGVTINYKSYCKNGVNGTGENGRKCSNISIGDEVQFEISITANKCPNKNSETIKIKPLGFTEEVEIILQFICECECQGEGIPGSPKCHDGNGTFECGACRCNEGRVGRHCECSTDEVNSEDMDAYCRKENSSEICSNNGECVCGQCVCRKRDNTNEIYSGKFCECDNFNCDRSNGLICGGNGVCKCRVCECNPNYTGSACDCSLDTTSCMAVNGQICNGRGVCECGACKCTDPKFQGPTCEMCQTCLGVCAEHKECVQCRAFNKGEKKDTCAQECSHFNITKVENRDKLPQPGQVDPLSHCKEKDVDDCWFYFTYSVNGNNEATVHVVETPECPTGPDIIPIVAGVVAGIVLIGLALLLIWKLLMIIHDRREFAKFEKEKMNAKWDTGENPIYKSAVTTVVNPKYEGK